The window ggtgacaattctataatataatttactaggaattgccttagatatttttattatcatttttttctctaacttgtataaaaataatttaaaaaatagaaagtatcccttgggcccacttaggcccgaGACCGGCTCATTTAACACGAGACCGTTAATTCGTGGTCCCGgaccggttccaacaagaagcccaggaagcccgggaccgcttaggaccgggcccgcgaagtcCACTTTGGACCGGGGCCGGCCCACATACCACCCCTTCTTTCTTGTATGACACAATGTCTTCTAGTTTTGTATGGTTAACCGGATTGTTCGGTGTTTAAACTCTTATTTTataattcaaatataatttttaatttatgtatgtgattttaaaaaaaattacttatAAAAAATAGTATACATGCAACACACGAATGTTAAAACTAGTAGATTCCTCTTACACACGAATTGTATGACATGATCTCCTCTAGTTTTGTCTAGTTAACCAGACTGTCTGGTGCGTAAACTCTTACTTTATAAAtcaaacataatttttaatataatatttatgtgattttaaaaaaaaatacaaaaaaaggtAGATGTGTAACATGATAATAGTTTAATAGATGGATAAAGGAATTGGGTAGCTTTTAACAGATTACGCCAAATTTAAATCAGTAATCCTAATTACAATTTATGTGGTCCAAAAATATTCTACTACTGCATACtgtatttatgtttttttttaatttttaatttttagtcGACTACTcatcaatttaattttttttaaatgctTACTCATAAGTCATAAaggacatttttgtcattttatctCTTATCTAAAACATCTTTACTCAAAATCCAACACTCCACTTCGTAGTCCTCAAACAAACAACAATGGCAGTTGCAACCTCATTATCTCTCTCAAAACTACACCTTCttccaaaacaaaaacaaacCCAATTGACCTTATCAACTAAAGCTCCAAACTTTCTATTCTTTTCAAGAAAAAGAGCCCAATTCCCAGCACCCATTATCAGTATTCCATCTCAGAACTTGAAATATAATGCTGCCATTGTTTTGGGTGTCACTGGACTTGCTTTTACAGTGTTAAATGTGGGACCTGCCTCTGGTTCTGAATTAGCTTTAATGGGTTCTTCATTCCAATTTAATGAACCCTCAAATGCTCTCTCATTACACACTTGGGCTAGTCATGTTTCTAGTGTTGTTGAGTGGTAATTTCTCTTTTTCATTTTATGTGATTATATTTATCTTTCTGGCCCTATTTGTGGATATTGTTTGTTTTTTTTACTGTTCCTTTCATatctcttgagccgagggtcttgagccgagggtctttcggaaacaagctCTCCATCTTGCAGGTACGGCTAAGTTCTCCGTACACACTATCTCTCCAGACCccgtctgcgtacacactatcctctccATACTACACGCGTGTGATTTCActgcgttgttgttgttgttgatatttgtctGAAAAGGAGTTTATGATTTTAATTTGATCCATATATTATTAGAGGCGGATCGAGATTTGGACTCTATGCGTTTGAGATTCTATCACCATTCATTTAATTTATTGGTCCGAAATCTATTATTTTACTAATTTAGTAAGTATTTAAAAGGAAATGGAGCCATGgcataactggtaaagttgttgtcatgtgatcaggaggtcacGTGTTCGACCCGTGAAAATAATCTCTTGCAAAAATACAGGGTAAGGCTgtagcttagtgcaccgggctgctctTTTAGTAAGTATTTAAACGCCTGTACAAGGTTTGAGCTAAAGCTACGGGGTTCAGAATACGCTGTAACATATGCTATGGATTCGCCCCCGATTAATATTATAGGTAAAATGTCCAAATTTACCCGTCTACTATTTGAATATCTTAATTTTAACCTCCATTATACTTTGGGGTCGTCGTACTCTTGACATTAGTAAATCGCCTCATGTTTGCCCTTGACTTTAAAGAAGCTCCCACATGAGTTAGTGAATTTAGTGTCTGAAAATACTTGGGGAAAAGTGTTTAATTTACTCCTCTACTTCCGACTGTTGTTTATAATTATTCTCCGTTACACTTAGCTCTGTTAGGGTCAAGGGCAAGTACAAGATAGTTCGCTAACGAGGTATGAATGATCTCAAAGTATAACAAAGAGTAAAGTTAAGATATTTGTATAAAAGAGGGATAATTTCTACCCTTTTCCTATTAGTGCTAGTTAAAGAATATAATAAGTAATAGTTTAAAGATTAGTTTAATAGATAGTAAAATATTACATTAAATaggtctccgtgtgacctataggttacgCGTTCGAGCCATGGAATTGGCCAATGATGTTTGCATTGGgggtaggctgcctacatcacaccccctTGAGGTGCGGCCCTTTCCTGGACCTGCGTAAACGCAGGATGCTTCATGCATCGGACTTCCCTTTTAAAATATAACATCATATataaatttgaataatataatGAATTTGAATTCTTGAAAATTGCGGTAATTGGGATAGGAGGAGTATTATAATGTGCAATGCACTTCCTCGCAGTATGGGGTTGGCGGGTTGATCTGTTCAtatgttcttttttcttttgtgcTAAATGAAATGACTGATTATTTACTTTGTACAAAAGGGTAACTGCTATGGCTCTGGTTTGGCAATACGGGGAGAAATCAGGGTATGAATCTTGGAAGGGACTCTCCTGGGCTATGGTAAGTAATCTTGCTCATTCTTGTTTGTTTAATTTGCTCAAGTTCTGTTCTTTATGCCTGCAATATTGAATCTGCTTTATGTCAACGAGCTTCACATTAACTGTAAATACTTTTTGAAAATGACTTATCACATTGCGTGTCAAATTTCTGTTTGGTTGATGATGCATGCTATTTTGGCCCTTCTCAATCTTTGTTTCAACTGTTGTTAAATGAGATGGTAGTTTAGTAGACTTGGCGTCGTAAATAGGCAGTTGAACTCAAAGTACTCCAGCAAGAACAGTCTTTGAAATATTTTTGTTGCTCAAAAGACAAGAATTTTCATGCTATGTACTATATAGAACTTGAAAAAAAATAAGTTGGGCATATTCATATGTAAACTATGTAGAGTGAGTCAAAGCAGAACTACATGCAAAGCTTTGCGACATTGCACTCCTTGCTGTAATATAAGAGTCGCAGAACATCTGATCAGGGCCTATATGTGGTGCAATAGAAATGCCTGTTATGATTAAATAGTGTTCTTCTGGAAACACAGAACCGTTAAAGGCCAgttcggtgcactaagctcccgctatgcgcggggtctagggaagggccggaccacaagggtctattgtacacggccttaccctacatttctgctagaggctgtttccacggttcgaaccgtgacctcctggtcacatggcagcaactttactcGTTACGCCAGAACTGTCTTTCCTATTAATTAAAAAATTGTGTTCTCTTATTTATATTCATATGTAAACTCTTTTCACTTGTTATAGTATGACCGTGCTAAGATGCTTTAGGCCTTTAAACttcttttctttaattttctCTTTGTGGATTGTGGTTGAGTTTAATCAATTAGCCGATCAGCATTTTATTACCAAAGAGTAATAAACACAAACAATAAGAGGCTGAAATGAATATGTTTAATGTCGCCCCTTATTGCAGTCAAATTATCATTCTTTGATGATTCCGATTATCTCCCACCAATCCATTTCCTCAATTCCACCGATCCCAAACCTTGCGgaggatagtagtgttctgatTGATTCATGGATGACTCTTTGAGGGAGAAGTACGGGTGTTTATGAagtctttttttctttattttattatattttccaaTATTATCATCAGCCCAAAGCAACAATAACAACTATTCCTCAATTCCAAACAGGTCTGTCAACCAAGATACAAATTTAAACTTGTGGATTTTGGCCGACCTTAGTGACATTGCTCTCCATCCGTGAAATGCTTCATAGGGAGCGGTGGCAGAAAACATGTACATGTGATTCATATAGTTGGCAGCTATCCATGGAGTTTATAACTTTTCGCACTTTAGGtttcctttttcattttcttaCCTTTCCCATAAACATGGGCAACACAGTTCAAATGTCTAAATTTTGTTGATTTTTATTATTGATTTTCTTTTTAATAGTATGTAGTCAATGACAAGACAAAAAAAAGGTCATTCAAGAAGAGAGTTTTTCGGGTtgtcaaaatatatattttctcaacaaaGTGATATTTTTTTGTTTGATTAGTCATGCTGAG is drawn from Nicotiana tomentosiformis chromosome 12, ASM39032v3, whole genome shotgun sequence and contains these coding sequences:
- the LOC104114332 gene encoding uncharacterized protein — protein: MAVATSLSLSKLHLLPKQKQTQLTLSTKAPNFLFFSRKRAQFPAPIISIPSQNLKYNAAIVLGVTGLAFTVLNVGPASGSELALMGSSFQFNEPSNALSLHTWASHVSSVVEWVTAMALVWQYGEKSGYESWKGLSWAMVPLLGGALCACTWHFFYNSESLEVVVALQAALTVIGNATMCFAAFRIYKLSQKQSKEL